In a genomic window of Nodosilinea sp. PGN35:
- a CDS encoding glycosyltransferase family 2 protein — MQESYSAFISKNSPELLANNPDWLGGVSQSLPACMPDGSAWPRISIVTPSYNQGQFIEQTIQSVIAQKYPNLEYFIIDGGSTDDSVEIIRKYSNCITGWVSQKDQGAWDAILKGSKMCTGKWFNWLNSDDLLMPNSLINFAKIASSYQTYKWISGCRIDINEEGSYVRSTCPWVRSHGLLAFGQGFFPQDATFIQLEEFNYAAEKIPKELKNIFDTALHNILLVRSKPLLTTTVFSAMRWHSQQLTSNNVVRLQEYELLTLLKITPKMNWQQKVLHRLSQTRFHESVIQIIRLLLSFNLLKADDFDALVYVPWTREYELKSARKAYLSDNF; from the coding sequence ATGCAAGAAAGCTACTCTGCCTTTATTTCCAAGAATTCTCCTGAGTTGTTAGCAAATAATCCAGATTGGCTCGGCGGCGTTAGTCAATCCTTACCGGCCTGTATGCCTGATGGCTCTGCATGGCCACGCATTAGTATTGTAACTCCTAGCTACAACCAAGGACAATTTATTGAGCAAACTATTCAATCAGTTATTGCACAAAAATATCCTAACCTTGAATATTTTATTATTGATGGCGGCAGCACCGATGATTCAGTGGAAATTATAAGAAAATATAGCAATTGCATAACAGGCTGGGTTTCTCAAAAAGACCAAGGAGCATGGGATGCAATTTTGAAAGGCTCAAAAATGTGTACCGGGAAGTGGTTTAATTGGCTCAACAGCGACGATCTGCTGATGCCAAACAGCCTTATCAACTTCGCTAAGATAGCAAGCTCTTATCAGACATACAAATGGATATCTGGCTGTAGAATTGATATTAATGAAGAGGGTAGTTACGTTAGAAGTACGTGTCCTTGGGTTAGAAGCCATGGTCTTTTAGCTTTTGGTCAGGGCTTTTTCCCTCAGGATGCAACTTTCATCCAGTTAGAGGAGTTTAACTATGCGGCAGAAAAAATTCCAAAGGAGCTGAAAAATATATTTGATACAGCTCTTCACAACATCTTACTTGTTAGAAGCAAACCTTTGCTAACCACCACAGTTTTCTCAGCAATGCGGTGGCACAGCCAGCAACTCACATCGAACAATGTCGTTAGACTACAAGAGTATGAACTCCTAACTCTGTTGAAAATAACTCCCAAAATGAATTGGCAGCAAAAGGTTTTGCATCGTCTTTCGCAGACTAGATTTCACGAATCGGTGATTCAAATTATCCGCTTGCTGCTTAGCTTTAATCTGCTAAAGGCTGATGATTTTGACGCTTTAGTTTATGTTCCCTGGACAAGAGAGTATGAACTTAAAAGCGCAAGAAAAGCTTATCTATCTGATAACTTTTAG
- a CDS encoding glycosyltransferase has product MSRVAHVLNGLDRGGTENLCLQLIVHSPNEADHVLINLDAEKLDMLPKFQQISNLKIINISYKSRSKVGFILTLTYLLWREKLSAILIQPFGIHVLVGLAARLAVIKRAVAHAGNPAPFDSQSRQQWKHIIQASRFLNIPIHACSQATHNSLQRLAQLPRYSFPIPNGCDVEDIAKRSQSAQKKRIDSDTLVIGMVARLDTIKDQKTLIQAFSQLFKNNHRNIELWLVGEGSEKNYLKQLCDRLDLGSSVKFLGTRPDVPELLGQMDIYAFSTSEAEGFGIALIEAMAASLPIVASDVAACREVLDDGQAGALVTAEDVAAMAKALEVLLLSADERQRWGQLAYSRAAGHYSIQTCAQRWYGQLLNPGVPV; this is encoded by the coding sequence ATGAGTCGAGTAGCCCACGTGCTGAATGGTTTAGATAGGGGAGGGACTGAGAATCTTTGTTTGCAGTTGATAGTCCACTCTCCTAATGAAGCCGATCATGTTTTGATAAACTTGGATGCCGAAAAACTGGACATGCTGCCAAAGTTTCAGCAAATCAGCAATTTGAAAATAATTAATATTTCCTATAAATCAAGGAGCAAAGTTGGATTTATACTAACGCTTACTTACCTTCTCTGGCGTGAAAAGCTTAGCGCAATATTGATCCAACCGTTTGGAATACATGTTTTAGTTGGTCTTGCCGCACGTTTGGCTGTTATTAAAAGAGCAGTCGCCCATGCTGGAAACCCTGCACCGTTTGACAGTCAGTCTCGACAACAGTGGAAGCATATTATTCAAGCATCTAGGTTCTTGAACATTCCTATTCATGCTTGTTCGCAAGCCACTCACAATTCCTTGCAAAGATTAGCACAGTTACCTAGGTACTCGTTTCCTATCCCCAATGGCTGTGATGTAGAAGATATAGCGAAACGATCACAGTCAGCACAGAAAAAGCGGATAGACTCAGACACTTTAGTTATCGGCATGGTGGCGAGACTGGATACGATTAAAGACCAAAAAACCCTGATTCAAGCATTTTCTCAATTATTTAAAAATAATCACAGAAATATTGAGTTATGGCTGGTTGGAGAAGGTTCTGAAAAAAACTATTTGAAACAGCTTTGCGATCGCTTAGATCTAGGCAGTAGCGTAAAATTTCTGGGAACTCGACCTGATGTGCCGGAGCTACTTGGTCAAATGGATATTTATGCCTTTAGTACTTCTGAGGCAGAGGGCTTTGGCATTGCCTTAATTGAAGCAATGGCGGCATCCTTGCCAATCGTTGCTAGCGATGTTGCGGCCTGCCGGGAAGTATTAGACGATGGCCAAGCTGGAGCCCTGGTTACGGCGGAAGACGTTGCTGCTATGGCAAAGGCGCTGGAGGTGTTGCTTCTGTCCGCTGATGAGCGTCAGCGCTGGGGGCAGCTAGCCTACAGTCGGGCCGCCGGTCACTACAGCATTCAAACCTGTGCCCAGCGCTGGTATGGTCAGTTGTTGAATCCCGGAGTGCCTGTATGA
- a CDS encoding glycosyltransferase family 4 protein has protein sequence MKVLQINFSDYAGGGGGSIAHFRLLESLRNLGIDCQSLSGIKTTDLSYTKPITRWLKCESVIQKTTRQLGLNDIHCVSSFSLDKDPFFINADILNFHIIHSGFFSYLSIPYLTHKKPAVFTLHDMWSFTGHCAYSYDCSRWQIGCGQCPYPETYPAIRRDSTRWEWKLKDWVYAHSNLTIVAPSRWLVAQAKISLLGRFSVHHIPSGIDTNAYQPLNSELCRSALGIPPEKKVLLFSAENLKDARKGGDLLVQSLQQLPAELKQDCVLLTLGKRATQLEAAVNMPAIHLGYVSSDRLKAVAYSAADLFIFPTRADNLPLVLQESMACGTPMISFDIGGVSDLVRPGVTGYLARPENTSDFCDGIIKLLKDDVQREQLGENCRRIALEEYSLELQAQRYQRLYQQVLNN, from the coding sequence ATGAAAGTTTTGCAAATAAACTTTAGCGACTATGCCGGAGGCGGTGGCGGATCAATTGCTCACTTCCGGCTTTTGGAAAGCTTAAGGAATCTTGGGATAGACTGCCAAAGTCTTAGTGGAATCAAAACCACCGATCTTTCGTATACAAAACCCATAACCAGATGGCTCAAATGTGAGTCAGTTATTCAAAAAACTACTCGTCAGCTAGGCTTAAATGATATTCACTGTGTCAGCTCATTTAGTCTAGACAAGGATCCATTTTTTATTAATGCTGATATATTGAACTTTCACATCATCCACAGTGGTTTTTTTAGTTATCTGTCTATTCCCTATCTCACTCACAAAAAACCTGCTGTCTTTACGCTCCACGATATGTGGAGCTTTACCGGCCATTGTGCCTACAGTTATGATTGCAGCAGATGGCAAATTGGCTGTGGCCAGTGCCCTTATCCAGAAACTTATCCTGCCATTCGCCGCGACAGTACCCGTTGGGAATGGAAGCTAAAAGATTGGGTGTATGCTCATTCAAATTTGACGATAGTTGCTCCTAGCCGTTGGTTAGTAGCCCAGGCAAAGATAAGTCTACTGGGCCGTTTTTCAGTTCATCATATACCCTCTGGAATTGATACTAATGCCTATCAACCTCTCAATTCTGAACTGTGCCGATCTGCGCTAGGCATTCCCCCAGAAAAGAAAGTCTTACTGTTCAGCGCCGAAAACCTCAAAGACGCTCGAAAGGGGGGCGATTTACTGGTTCAATCCCTTCAGCAACTGCCTGCTGAGCTTAAGCAAGACTGTGTACTGCTTACCCTGGGTAAACGCGCTACTCAGCTAGAAGCAGCGGTCAACATGCCAGCAATACATTTAGGATATGTCAGCAGCGATCGCCTCAAAGCTGTAGCCTACTCTGCTGCTGACTTGTTTATTTTTCCGACTCGTGCTGATAACCTGCCCTTAGTGCTACAAGAAAGCATGGCCTGTGGTACTCCTATGATATCTTTTGACATAGGCGGGGTATCCGATCTAGTTCGCCCCGGTGTCACTGGCTATCTAGCCCGTCCTGAAAACACGAGCGATTTCTGTGATGGCATTATCAAACTTCTCAAAGATGATGTCCAACGCGAACAGCTAGGTGAAAACTGTCGCCGCATCGCTTTAGAAGAGTATTCTCTTGAATTACAGGCTCAGCGATACCAGCGGCTTTATCAGCAAGTGCTGAATAATTAA
- a CDS encoding glycosyltransferase family 4 protein, with translation MTSPQRVLTLVGDPSQINTWSNIPYFLLKAGQTAGFLHYGLPLQPEKLKLQRLLWNGWQHLTTGHHGGFQYSAAGLNQLFSQAKLGSEPIDIISHFPLLPPMPWSSSWNVNYYLDATTKQIFEDYGLGAKVSPRIRSTALDREQANFQACDRIICMSSWAAQSVVQDYGICSTKVHIIPGGANLDEEALAPFPPVDPLSTLQPLRLGFVGKDWKRKGLPYLLQIADVLLRKEMQVEVIVVGPSTKKLPSHPAIRGVGFVNKSTHLADYVRLVQSFHFGCLFSAAEAFGISNLECLRLGVPAIAHRVGGIPATLPEGLGHLFTPGTPPQAVADVLATYIQHPDRYAELRQRVAVRTSEFSWNYTVQKFIQLWQGTDAFSYDNF, from the coding sequence ATGACTTCTCCCCAACGGGTACTGACCCTGGTAGGAGACCCCAGCCAAATCAACACCTGGAGTAATATTCCCTATTTTCTTCTAAAGGCTGGGCAAACGGCAGGCTTTCTCCATTATGGACTGCCCCTCCAACCGGAAAAGTTAAAGCTACAGCGCCTGTTGTGGAATGGGTGGCAGCACCTTACCACTGGCCACCATGGCGGGTTTCAGTATTCGGCGGCTGGTCTTAATCAGCTATTTTCTCAGGCAAAACTGGGCAGCGAACCTATTGACATCATTAGTCATTTTCCTCTGCTGCCTCCTATGCCCTGGTCATCATCGTGGAACGTAAACTATTATCTAGATGCTACGACAAAGCAAATTTTTGAAGACTATGGCTTGGGAGCCAAGGTAAGCCCTCGCATTCGAAGCACCGCCCTTGATCGGGAACAAGCCAACTTTCAAGCGTGCGATCGCATTATTTGTATGAGCTCCTGGGCTGCTCAGTCGGTGGTTCAAGACTATGGCATTTGCTCGACAAAAGTGCACATCATACCCGGTGGAGCCAACCTGGACGAGGAGGCACTTGCGCCGTTTCCCCCCGTCGATCCCCTGTCAACTTTGCAACCTTTGCGGTTGGGATTTGTCGGCAAAGACTGGAAGCGAAAAGGCTTGCCCTACCTGCTCCAAATTGCCGACGTGCTTCTAAGGAAGGAAATGCAGGTTGAAGTCATTGTTGTTGGCCCCTCAACCAAGAAACTGCCGTCACACCCAGCAATCCGAGGTGTAGGATTTGTCAATAAATCTACTCACCTGGCAGATTATGTTCGGCTTGTGCAGAGTTTTCATTTTGGCTGTTTGTTCTCAGCGGCAGAGGCATTTGGCATTTCAAACCTAGAATGCTTAAGGTTGGGAGTTCCAGCGATCGCCCATCGAGTTGGTGGTATTCCTGCTACCTTGCCGGAAGGGCTAGGGCACCTGTTTACTCCCGGAACGCCTCCCCAGGCAGTGGCAGACGTTTTAGCAACTTATATTCAACACCCAGATCGCTATGCAGAGCTCCGGCAGCGGGTTGCAGTAAGAACATCGGAATTTTCTTGGAACTACACCGTGCAAAAGTTTATTCAACTCTGGCAAGGAACAGATGCTTTTTCCTATGACAATTTCTAA
- a CDS encoding glycosyltransferase family 4 protein encodes MRLLVVADPHISVPPQCYGGTERIIHLLCQGLQNRGHIVNLIAGAGSRSYGGDLKVHQAPTLAYASRAFRKIFFQYLSATSFFNVDVILNFGRIDYLELLLKTSKPLVCRFANPIYQSEIDFLISRRKGRGLKLIGISKAQVEHLRCAKDFNIVYNGVELERFRFSASSKSLSPYLCFLGRLTKNKGVDVAIAIAQATGIPLKIAGNVPDNPSDREFFKTAVQPHLGYGCEWVGSVDDEQKNILLGNALALLFPIRWDEPFGIVMIESLACGTPVIATRRASTPEVIDHGKTGFLCESVNEMIESVKQVCALDRWICRHTVETRFSADIMVEQYLEIVSQAL; translated from the coding sequence ATGAGGCTTCTAGTTGTTGCTGATCCTCACATTTCTGTCCCACCTCAATGCTATGGAGGCACAGAAAGAATTATTCATTTGCTGTGTCAAGGATTACAAAATCGTGGTCATATAGTTAATTTAATTGCTGGTGCAGGATCTCGTTCTTACGGCGGGGATTTGAAAGTTCACCAAGCACCAACATTGGCTTATGCTAGCCGTGCGTTTAGAAAAATATTTTTTCAATATCTATCTGCAACCAGCTTTTTTAACGTTGATGTAATTTTGAACTTTGGGCGAATTGATTACTTAGAGCTATTGCTTAAAACTTCTAAGCCGTTAGTTTGCAGATTTGCAAACCCAATTTATCAATCTGAGATTGATTTCTTAATTAGTCGCAGAAAAGGAAGAGGCCTTAAGCTTATTGGTATTAGTAAAGCTCAAGTTGAACATCTGAGGTGTGCGAAAGATTTCAATATTGTTTACAATGGTGTTGAGCTAGAGCGCTTTCGGTTTTCAGCCAGCTCAAAGAGTCTATCTCCTTATCTTTGTTTTCTTGGCCGTCTAACGAAAAATAAGGGAGTAGATGTTGCGATCGCAATAGCTCAAGCTACAGGTATTCCGCTAAAGATCGCCGGCAATGTTCCCGATAATCCATCCGATCGCGAGTTCTTTAAAACTGCTGTTCAACCTCATCTTGGTTATGGTTGCGAGTGGGTTGGTTCTGTGGACGATGAACAAAAAAACATACTTTTGGGCAACGCCTTAGCGTTACTCTTTCCCATCCGGTGGGATGAACCTTTTGGCATTGTAATGATTGAAAGCTTAGCCTGCGGCACTCCCGTCATTGCTACTCGTCGCGCTTCAACACCAGAAGTAATCGATCATGGCAAAACCGGGTTTTTGTGTGAGTCAGTAAATGAAATGATCGAATCTGTTAAGCAAGTTTGTGCTCTTGATCGATGGATCTGTCGCCACACGGTTGAAACTCGTTTCAGTGCAGACATTATGGTTGAGCAGTATTTAGAGATAGTGTCTCAAGCGCTTTAA
- a CDS encoding glycosyltransferase → MKILQLSNNLSRDITGGTELFVEQISQYQSFNHKILWVSHKNGDGQPLGEDCHKGISVVTLPQVVRGNRTETVSHRCREATGFSELLAQFKPQIVHLHSLSYQCGLAHIELAKSVGAKVVMTVHAPGFTCIQGSLLYRRKEICDGYIRDRKCTECRLVNGKLPAFLAHLVAVYHWPYMSPEGNSKIRHLLTAKQMTAAFRQAWATVVHQVDAFHVLCSWSQQVLSRNGIPESKLHLIRAAGPEPLPPKQRQPMEDGVLRCVYWGRCAEVKGIHLIIDAVQKLPSHLPVEVSFYGPHWNNAYGQAMRRRIIQDPRFTVHGNLPKEKLLPKLQQYDVALIPSIGLETGPLTVLEAFAAGLSVIGSDLGGIRELLQNQAGCFLMPTEISSWSSMLAKLVHFPDYLNNQPKQYPSFEELTIALNDLYLALHQ, encoded by the coding sequence ATGAAAATTCTTCAGTTAAGCAACAATTTATCTCGCGATATAACTGGCGGCACTGAACTTTTCGTTGAGCAAATTTCTCAATATCAGTCGTTCAATCATAAGATTTTATGGGTATCTCATAAAAATGGTGATGGTCAGCCTTTAGGTGAAGATTGCCACAAAGGAATTAGTGTTGTTACCTTGCCACAAGTTGTCAGAGGTAACCGTACCGAAACTGTTTCCCATCGTTGCAGAGAGGCAACTGGCTTTAGCGAGCTTTTAGCTCAGTTTAAGCCTCAAATTGTTCATTTACATTCTCTCTCTTACCAGTGTGGTTTAGCTCATATCGAATTAGCTAAATCGGTAGGTGCAAAAGTCGTTATGACTGTTCACGCTCCTGGCTTCACTTGTATACAGGGAAGTTTGCTGTATCGCCGTAAGGAAATTTGTGATGGCTATATTCGCGATAGAAAATGTACTGAATGCCGCTTAGTTAATGGAAAACTACCAGCATTTTTAGCTCACTTAGTAGCTGTTTACCATTGGCCTTATATGTCTCCTGAGGGCAACAGCAAGATTCGCCATCTGTTGACGGCAAAACAGATGACGGCAGCATTTCGTCAAGCCTGGGCTACAGTTGTCCATCAGGTAGACGCCTTCCATGTATTGTGCAGCTGGTCACAACAAGTTTTAAGCCGTAATGGCATACCTGAATCAAAACTTCACTTGATTCGCGCTGCCGGGCCTGAACCACTGCCACCGAAACAGCGACAGCCTATGGAAGACGGAGTACTTCGCTGTGTTTACTGGGGGCGTTGTGCAGAGGTGAAAGGAATTCACCTCATTATTGACGCAGTGCAAAAGCTGCCTTCACATTTGCCTGTAGAAGTGTCATTTTATGGTCCTCACTGGAATAACGCCTATGGTCAAGCTATGCGGCGTCGAATTATCCAGGATCCTCGTTTTACAGTTCATGGAAATTTGCCCAAAGAAAAACTGCTACCAAAATTGCAGCAATATGATGTGGCCTTAATTCCCTCCATAGGATTAGAGACTGGGCCTCTGACAGTGTTAGAAGCTTTTGCTGCAGGATTGTCAGTGATTGGTTCGGACCTAGGTGGTATTCGAGAGCTTCTGCAAAATCAGGCGGGGTGTTTTTTAATGCCTACTGAAATTAGTAGTTGGAGTAGCATGTTAGCAAAACTAGTCCATTTTCCTGATTATCTAAACAATCAGCCAAAGCAATATCCAAGCTTTGAAGAACTTACTATAGCCTTAAATGATCTTTATCTCGCTCTGCATCAATGA
- a CDS encoding glycosyltransferase, producing MPLIVLTSLCAEGTPVLVLELCRKWLICGIRPTIVVFYPQPSDLTPEFEELGISLIYLNLPKSGLGRYLKLTQKFYQLCHQLKPSAVLSMPLGWHTCVAYGAKWAGVKQVAAHVGNYPPYWKGLAFQKFRLQIQLGRLVTDRLICCSDYIRQGVLEHFNLLPTEAVTIYNGCPLSRIADAVAPPTIYCGDRPFIVGMVARLEQHKDQPTLIRAARLLTDQGLKIQIYLIGEGSRRHEYESLICELSLQDTVYLLGMRRDIPSLLHQMDAFVFSAKPDEGFGIALVEAMAAGVPIVATDVGACREILQNGSGGILVEPESPHQLAKGILAVLDSPDEAAKRALSAYKHAQAVFSIEAMAQAYARELKLSS from the coding sequence ATGCCATTAATTGTCTTAACTTCCCTTTGTGCTGAGGGCACGCCTGTACTTGTTTTAGAACTCTGCCGCAAGTGGTTAATTTGCGGAATTCGGCCTACTATTGTTGTTTTTTATCCTCAACCTAGCGATTTAACTCCTGAGTTTGAGGAATTGGGTATTTCCTTGATCTATCTAAACCTCCCCAAATCTGGTTTGGGTCGCTATCTTAAACTTACCCAAAAGTTTTACCAACTTTGCCATCAGCTTAAACCTTCGGCAGTGCTTTCTATGCCTTTAGGGTGGCACACTTGCGTCGCTTACGGAGCAAAATGGGCCGGAGTTAAGCAGGTAGCCGCCCATGTAGGAAATTATCCACCCTACTGGAAAGGCTTAGCATTTCAAAAGTTTCGCCTACAAATTCAGCTGGGGCGTCTGGTCACGGATAGATTAATTTGCTGCAGCGACTATATTCGGCAGGGGGTATTAGAGCATTTTAATCTGTTGCCTACTGAAGCTGTTACCATATATAACGGTTGTCCTCTTAGTCGTATAGCTGATGCGGTAGCGCCGCCAACCATTTACTGCGGCGATCGCCCTTTTATTGTCGGAATGGTCGCACGTTTGGAGCAACACAAAGATCAACCTACTCTAATTCGGGCAGCTCGCCTACTAACAGATCAGGGGCTTAAAATTCAAATATATCTCATTGGAGAAGGCAGTCGCCGTCATGAATACGAATCTCTCATTTGTGAGCTTTCTCTGCAAGACACGGTGTATCTGCTAGGGATGCGGCGGGATATCCCATCCCTCCTTCATCAAATGGATGCCTTTGTATTTTCAGCCAAGCCTGACGAGGGCTTCGGGATAGCTCTTGTAGAAGCTATGGCAGCAGGGGTACCTATTGTAGCAACTGACGTTGGTGCTTGTAGGGAAATTCTTCAAAACGGTTCAGGTGGAATTTTAGTTGAACCAGAGAGTCCCCATCAACTTGCTAAAGGAATTTTGGCTGTCCTAGATTCACCCGATGAAGCGGCAAAACGAGCCCTTAGTGCCTATAAACATGCCCAAGCAGTATTTAGTATTGAAGCAATGGCTCAAGCCTATGCCCGTGAGCTTAAATTGAGCAGTTGA
- a CDS encoding FkbM family methyltransferase, whose protein sequence is MSFIQRYLKENDFFIDAGANIGVYSLLASSLVGLEGCVYSFEPVPTTFHRLQKNIAQNRIKNIKSFQVALGEKTEQLQFTVDEDETNHVVSDKSQRLTVSVPSMPLSEAVPMDASWAMAKVDLEGYELFFLRGARNLLEKLNPPVLLLEINNSFSRYGYLANDIYSFLENFGYQAATYNANLNQLSFDEATWNDVLFISKAHRGFVQQRLDTFS, encoded by the coding sequence ATGAGCTTTATTCAGCGCTATCTCAAAGAGAATGATTTCTTTATTGATGCAGGTGCGAATATAGGAGTTTATAGTTTATTAGCTTCTTCTTTAGTAGGTTTAGAAGGTTGTGTGTACTCATTTGAACCAGTCCCTACAACTTTTCATAGGCTTCAGAAAAATATTGCTCAAAATAGAATCAAAAATATTAAGTCTTTTCAAGTGGCGTTAGGTGAGAAAACTGAGCAACTACAATTTACTGTTGATGAAGATGAAACAAATCATGTCGTTTCTGATAAATCTCAGCGTCTGACTGTTTCTGTCCCTTCTATGCCACTGAGCGAAGCAGTTCCAATGGATGCTTCTTGGGCAATGGCCAAAGTTGATCTGGAAGGTTATGAGCTATTTTTTCTTCGGGGAGCACGCAATCTTTTAGAAAAGTTAAATCCTCCTGTCTTATTATTGGAGATCAATAATTCTTTTTCAAGGTACGGATATTTAGCTAACGACATTTATTCTTTTTTGGAAAATTTTGGCTACCAGGCTGCTACCTATAACGCAAATTTAAATCAGCTTAGCTTTGATGAAGCTACCTGGAATGACGTTTTATTTATTAGCAAAGCTCACAGGGGCTTTGTGCAGCAAAGGCTTGACACATTTAGCTAG
- a CDS encoding FkbM family methyltransferase, whose amino-acid sequence MSKKFSLRSLLSEVLLSYIQSFPIQRGKYKVATLASHFLDGAVVTSVYGPKLRARFRDSTFWLMARYGNENCYGHLQDLGSNDIFIDIGSNIGLFTIIAASRCSMVMSIEASSREFLDLLKNIALNKCTNVIPILAAAGSKLGLVQIHLQKISHSGGNSVLLESNSQNIYQTQIVQMLTVDHLIDLYKKYYAFSKKDWGKSFVVKIDVEGFEPQVLIGMKAALVSGEVRKVVVEIDRRRATRLANADFDIYGYMKNYGFIPVSNNSENHYDECFILS is encoded by the coding sequence GTGAGTAAAAAATTTAGCCTGAGATCACTACTTTCAGAAGTTCTCTTGAGCTATATACAGAGTTTTCCGATTCAGCGGGGAAAATATAAAGTTGCTACATTAGCTAGCCATTTTCTTGACGGAGCAGTCGTCACTTCAGTTTATGGCCCTAAGCTCAGAGCAAGGTTTAGAGATAGCACTTTTTGGCTTATGGCCCGTTACGGTAATGAAAACTGTTATGGGCACCTTCAGGATTTGGGATCAAACGACATTTTTATCGATATAGGTTCTAACATAGGTCTTTTTACAATAATTGCTGCTTCTCGGTGCTCTATGGTTATGTCCATAGAGGCATCTTCTCGAGAGTTCTTAGACCTTTTGAAAAATATTGCACTCAATAAGTGTACTAATGTTATTCCCATACTGGCGGCAGCAGGAAGTAAACTTGGTCTAGTCCAAATACATCTGCAAAAAATATCCCATAGCGGTGGCAACTCAGTTCTGCTTGAGAGCAATTCTCAGAATATCTATCAAACTCAAATAGTTCAGATGCTAACAGTAGATCACCTCATTGATTTGTATAAGAAGTACTATGCTTTTTCAAAAAAAGATTGGGGTAAATCATTTGTTGTTAAAATTGATGTTGAAGGTTTTGAGCCTCAAGTTTTGATCGGAATGAAAGCAGCATTGGTTTCTGGAGAAGTGCGAAAGGTTGTTGTTGAAATCGACCGGCGGCGGGCTACTCGATTAGCCAATGCTGATTTTGACATTTATGGTTACATGAAGAATTATGGTTTTATTCCGGTATCAAACAACAGTGAAAACCATTATGACGAATGCTTTATTTTGAGCTAA
- a CDS encoding FkbM family methyltransferase, with product MPLKFSPENTTLQYYLQSVRPASLQSLLIRIIYGNSAQRRLLISDKKTELKYWVDPFSNLGESLLSTGTYEPATQKILVDSIREGNVCIDVGANEGYFTCLMAKLVGESGAVFAIEPQSRLLPLIFKNLNENSYFNATIFNFCLSDKPSEKLSINLWPEVNTGASSIVRNYRWGAMVQETHAFNLDYLLENKKIETIDFVKIDVEGYEHEVVYGMRHALAMGKIRTLAIDYHKVILESRGINPLDIHQIFDRENYVLVDEQSGFDGYRVYRHKSLVSCSE from the coding sequence ATGCCTTTAAAATTTTCTCCTGAAAACACAACCCTTCAATATTACCTCCAAAGCGTTAGGCCAGCAAGTTTGCAGAGCTTGCTGATTCGTATCATCTACGGAAATTCAGCCCAACGGAGACTTTTAATCTCAGATAAAAAAACAGAGCTTAAGTATTGGGTCGATCCGTTTTCTAATTTAGGTGAATCTTTACTATCTACAGGAACTTACGAACCGGCTACTCAAAAAATCTTAGTTGATTCAATCCGAGAGGGTAATGTCTGCATAGATGTAGGAGCAAACGAGGGCTATTTCACCTGTTTAATGGCAAAACTTGTAGGTGAAAGTGGCGCAGTATTTGCCATTGAACCACAGTCTCGTCTCTTGCCGCTAATTTTTAAAAATCTCAATGAAAACTCCTACTTCAACGCCACTATTTTTAATTTCTGCCTGTCGGATAAACCTAGTGAAAAGTTGTCCATAAACCTCTGGCCTGAAGTGAATACAGGAGCATCTTCTATTGTTAGAAATTATCGCTGGGGTGCAATGGTGCAGGAAACTCATGCGTTTAATCTTGACTATCTGCTAGAAAACAAAAAGATTGAAACAATAGATTTTGTCAAAATTGATGTGGAAGGTTATGAGCACGAGGTTGTTTACGGCATGCGTCATGCTCTTGCAATGGGCAAAATAAGGACTTTGGCAATTGACTACCACAAAGTGATTTTAGAAAGTCGTGGCATAAATCCTTTAGATATTCACCAAATTTTTGATCGGGAAAACTACGTTTTAGTCGATGAGCAGTCTGGGTTTGATGGTTATAGAGTCTATCGCCATAAATCACTTGTTTCTTGTTCCGAATAG